The region AGTCTTTTGTGAAATAATATGGTTTCTTTGCATTAGATAAAATTTATATCTAGCTTTATAATAAATTGTTGCATTATCATTTGCTATGTATAATAAAAAATGATTAGTTTTGGTAGCATAAAAATATCGCATGATGAAAACACCATACTATTTCTTATTCCTGATAAGCTCTTTATTTTTTCAAATTAGTGTTTCTTTTGCCCAAAATGAGAACCCAGTGGCAGTTGATGATGATTTGATTGTTCACAGTTGGGGCACTTATACTGTAAATGTACTCGATAATGATTATGATCCTGATGGGGACTCTATTTATATTGATGAAGTGTATGATGAAGAAGGTTTTGAAATATCTTTTTCCAGCAGTCAGGTGTTTATTACGGTAACTAGTCATTATCTGTATGCTCAGAGAATAAAATATCGTATAAAAGATATCCATGGAAAAACTGATAAAGCCTATATAAGTGTGAGTTATGAAGAGCATGCAGATGCTGTACATCCCATAGCTGACACCATATTTGTTGAAAACCAAGTGCCAATTGAATTGAATCTGATTGAAAATGATATTTATTTAGGGAATGAGAATTTGAAACTAACTTCTGTATCCACTTTTTATGGTGGAAATATTGAAATTTTACCTGATTCCCAATCGGTAAGATATGTTTCTAATCCCTATAATGGACCAAGTTCATTTTCCTATGTTGTAGAAGAAGCGGGAGGGCATCATTATGTTTCTTTTGGTAGCGGTTTTATATTTGTAAGTAAGAATGAGGATGCTCCTATTGTTAGAGCAGATACTTTTGAAGTTCAAGCAGGACAGGTGAGTTTCCTTGACGTTCTTTCAAACGATACCCCACAAGAAAATATTGATATTCATTCCATAACAGGTAATGAGTTTCTGAGTATTGAAAACTCAAAAATTAAAATTGATCTTCCTGAGAATTATCCCAGCAGAATTTCTTTTAGATATGATATAGTAAACACAGAGAATGGACTTCAATCAATGCCTGGGAAAGTAATAGTTGATATTCAGCCCATGGTAGATATCCCTGTTGCTGTTATAGACACGGTGGAGTATGTTTATACTATTGATGATGTTGAAGTATTTCCTTTAGGAAATGATATTAATCCTTCAGGAAATGGTTTAGTCATACATGAAACTGGAACGGAAAGTTTATTCGTTAATTTTTCTAATAAAACAGGCTGGTTTGATAAATCTTATCAAGCTAAAGATACTGTATCAGGCCTAATAAGTAAGCTTAGCAAAATATATATTCATGTATTGCCTCCTGATAGTATTCAAGTGCAAGATGACTATATCGACTATACAATGGGTGATGTGATAGAAATAAACCCCTATGAAGGGACTAATCTTCCAGATTCTATACATTATACAATCGATACTGAAATTGGGAAATATGTTTGGTATTATAACACCTATTCATTTGATGTAAATAAATTTGATGGCTTAATAAATAAAGAGTGGAATCATAATTATGATTATGAATTATCTGATAGGATTGAAATCATTTTTAATGTTATTGATGGTAATCAATCTATTAAGGTAATGAAGTATATTTATGTAAACTATGTGTCTCCTTCTTTTTATTCAACACTTGGAATAAATAATGTTGACTTAACAATCAGCCCAAATGGATTCCATTATGGAAATATAAAGTATCCAAATCAATCCTATACGCAACCAATATATATTCTAGAACCATGGATGGCAGATTATACCAATCAAGAGATCAAAAGGGTGTCAGGAAATGCTTCAGTTTATGATGGTGCTGATTTTGTTTCTGGTCCTTTGGCTGATGACTATTCAGCTGAATATCAGGAGAAATATTATCGAACTTGGAAAGTGTCAAAAGAAGAAATTCAATATCATATGAGTAATTGGAGTAATTCTGTTTATCAAATCCCTGAAAGTATTTTAAGTTGGCCATCGCAACAAACGATTTATAATGGAGTTTCCTATGAAGGAGCTGAATATATTGATGTAAATGAAAATGGGTTTTATGATCCCGAAAATGGAGATTATCCAAAAATAAGAGGAGATGAGGCTGTTTTATATATTGTTAATGATGGAAGATATAGAAATGGTGAATATGGACCTCCTTTGGATTCATTATGTGTTGATATTTATACTTTAGTATATGCCTTTAATCGTCCAGATTCTGAATATTTTAATAATACATTTTTTATTAAGTACAAAGTAGTTAATAAATCAAGCATTAATTATGAGGATTTTAAACTAGGTCTATATGCAAAGAATAAGTATGGAAATATTGGCTCTAGTGAACGTAATAAACTATTTATTGCCTGTGATACACAGCTAAATACCTTTTACTCTTATCCTGGATTAAATATTGCTCCAAGTGAATCATACTGGCCAAATAAGCCCCCAATCACATTGTTTTCTATACTAAATCAAAATTTGGATAAGTTTACTGAGGTGGTCACAGGTCATTCGATGTGGCCTGATAACTATAGTGCTAATAAAAGATATCATTATTTAAATGGGACTTGGGATGAGAATTTAAATCATCCTTATCCATGTTGGTCGCT is a window of Lentimicrobium sp. L6 DNA encoding:
- a CDS encoding Ig-like domain-containing protein yields the protein MMKTPYYFLFLISSLFFQISVSFAQNENPVAVDDDLIVHSWGTYTVNVLDNDYDPDGDSIYIDEVYDEEGFEISFSSSQVFITVTSHYLYAQRIKYRIKDIHGKTDKAYISVSYEEHADAVHPIADTIFVENQVPIELNLIENDIYLGNENLKLTSVSTFYGGNIEILPDSQSVRYVSNPYNGPSSFSYVVEEAGGHHYVSFGSGFIFVSKNEDAPIVRADTFEVQAGQVSFLDVLSNDTPQENIDIHSITGNEFLSIENSKIKIDLPENYPSRISFRYDIVNTENGLQSMPGKVIVDIQPMVDIPVAVIDTVEYVYTIDDVEVFPLGNDINPSGNGLVIHETGTESLFVNFSNKTGWFDKSYQAKDTVSGLISKLSKIYIHVLPPDSIQVQDDYIDYTMGDVIEINPYEGTNLPDSIHYTIDTEIGKYVWYYNTYSFDVNKFDGLINKEWNHNYDYELSDRIEIIFNVIDGNQSIKVMKYIYVNYVSPSFYSTLGINNVDLTISPNGFHYGNIKYPNQSYTQPIYILEPWMADYTNQEIKRVSGNASVYDGADFVSGPLADDYSAEYQEKYYRTWKVSKEEIQYHMSNWSNSVYQIPESILSWPSQQTIYNGVSYEGAEYIDVNENGFYDPENGDYPKIRGDEAVLYIVNDGRYRNGEYGPPLDSLCVDIYTLVYAFNRPDSEYFNNTFFIKYKVVNKSSINYEDFKLGLYAKNKYGNIGSSERNKLFIACDTQLNTFYSYPGLNIAPSESYWPNKPPITLFSILNQNLDKFTEVVTGHSMWPDNYSANKRYHYLNGTWDENLNHPYPCWSLNAPIDYVYPDHPLDFGADNSLSNQNICYSDSDAQMLGVSGSHILSSGESMTFEYAIQFYYHPESGYGESIDGALNSVADLLECYQNDSVPGGGSFTGINEQMEKTAAEVSIYPNPARTTLYIQTENKDFETYRIYSLHGQLLEESNYNIEISIQHLPPGFYFLQLMGKNGKMELTRKFVKQ